Below is a genomic region from Rickettsiales bacterium.
GCCAGCCGCATCTCACCTTCGCCCTTGCGCATATGCTAGGCGCAGATGAGGAGGGAAAAATAAATGCTAAAGAGACGTTTACGAGCTTTATTAACAACCCCTATTTACAAGGCCGTTTAAACCGTGCCGTTAAAGATCTAGTCGTTGAATTCGCGCCCGAAACAGGCTGGAAAAACGTTGCCTCAGGCTGTGGCGTAGAAAACCTTTCCTACGAATATGATACTGATTCAGACAAGCTTGCTGCCATTATCATCGGAAAAGAAAACTTCACCATTGACGAGTTACTCAAAGGCGATGATCGCACACTCGAACGCCTCTCACTTGCCATTCAGCAGAACCGGGACTCTCAATCGAAACACTTCATCAATGAAGATGAAGATAAAATAATCTCAACAGAACGAGTCGTTAAAAATATCCGCATGGCCGCGGTGATGGAATCAGAAGCACGTCAAGCGATTAGCGCCACCACACAACTTTTTGAGGAGTTCAAACGCCAAGCTGAAGTGAGAAGTTCGGAAACGACAGGGCGCACGGATAACCCGGAAACCTTACTTAAACATTTCCAAGATATCACGCCAACCAAAGGGGCAGAGATGGCCTTTCTACGCAAGCAATATCAAGGGAGCTTGGTCCATGCGAGTCATAGCTTCAAAACCTATAATAACCTCCAAGGTGAGCTCCCTAAAAAGACAGGCGACAAGGGTGATACGGAAGCCTATAAAGCTTACCGCGATTCCTATTACGATATCGCTTTGATGAAAACAATTTTGGAAACACCGCTAACGAGTGATAAATCACCAGCCTATGCCATCGATATTGCGAGTAACGCATTACCAAAAGGTATTTCAAAAGAGTAATCCCCCCCCTAACTCCCATTTCGGAAAATTGAAATTCGCGAATAGTTTTAAACTAACGATCTAGATTTTGCTGACCATCATTTCGTCGCTTCATTTCTGCCGCTGCCCAACTAAAGATTCCTGCCTTATGCGCGACGAGAGCTGTGAGGCCAAGCACGGCCGCACCTGCCAATATTTTAAGCGCCTTTGGCTTCTCCCGTTTTTGTGTTTTAGGGTCTTTCTTGCCAATAAAAATTTCTTTGACCGTAATAGGAATAGCAAGAAGGCTGCCCACCGCTACAGCAGCGGAAGTTATACTGAGTTTGTTCTCGCTAGCAGGAACACCTGCATCACTTTTCCGACCACCTTGCGGTTCGCCTGCCTCTGATGCAGAAGGTATATCGTTATTTACCTGAGACGAAGCAGGTGAAGTGACTGACTCAGCAACTTCCCCTACTTCTTCCTCTTCTTCCCCTACTTCCCCTACTTCCTCTACTTCCTCTACTTCCCCTACTTCTTCCTCTACTGTTTCCTGAGAGAGCACGGGCGCTTCTACCAGAAGGGGTATTTCTACCGGAGAGTTATCTTTGATTATTTCTCCAGGTGACTCCTCTATGTCTGTGGCAGTATCACCCGGAAGAGTTCCTACTGGTGCGTCAGCGGGTAGTTCTCCTAATGCTGAGATCAACACAGGCAGCACTTCTTCCTCTTCAGCGCTGTGTGATGAGGGGCCGCTAGCTTGTAAAAGAGCGAGTGGGGCAGTTATTTCCAGATCATCAGGTGGATTGCTGCCGCCTGAAGCCACACCACCTTCGCTAACAGCAATGTCCGGAATTTCCGCATAAGGGTTGCGAATAACGGGGCGAATGCGTTTAGGCATTTCCTTACTCGGGTGCGGCTGCTCTAAAGGAACCTGAGGGTAAGGTATATTATGCTTCTTCATTAGTTCGTCAACTCGGCTGGTTAATACCTCACGTTCTTCGGCACTCTTCGTATTGCGACCTTGATCAACCAAATTGATGGTTTTCTCATAATCACGACGAAACGTTTCGTCTAATTTTGCCTGCCCCTCTACACTCACTTTGATAAGTTTTGGGTTAAGGCCATTGCCTAAAAGAGAATCATTTTTCAAACAAAATTTTTCTGGAATAACTTGATAGGGATAACCTTTTGACGCTTTGTAATAGGCACGCCCAGGAGTCCCATTATCATCTGTGTTAGTATCATAATTTTCGTATTGCGCGACTTTTGGACCCAGTAAATGCGCCACCGCTGCAACGCCCGCAGGATGATAACCCGCTCGTTTAATCTTACTGTAATCTTGCTGGGTGTAATAAAGGGCATAAATTTGTGCCATCGGTGAGTTGAGAAAATCTTCTGCATTGGAAATGGTATCCCCTGCCACCTCAAAATTATTCCATTCCCCTGTTTCTCGATTCACAAAAGGAGTACCAGCAATGGCTGTTTTAATTGGTTTTTTAAGATTAAATTGTCCTATCCCGCCATACGAACCGGTTTTATACGATAACCTCCCCAACCCATCTTTAGTTCTATGCCGCTTTAAGTTACCTAAAAAACTATAAATATGAGGATCCGGACCGATTTGTAACGCAGGTCTGCTTTCTAAAAGAGCAAGCTGAGCCAGCCGCTGATTATTACTTAACTCATAGTCAACTCCCTTAGGCATTTCGGGCTGGAAGCGTAATATATTCAATAGCAATTTACGCGAGTCTTGTTGACGGGTAAAATTAGAAATGTCGCGGAGGTCTTCATTTGCTTGAGGGAAGTTTGAGAGATCCCATATTCGCTGCCCTGCCGGTGGAATCGCATGATTCTCAATTAAATATGCCATGGTTGCTTCATTATCGCGGAAGTTACTTTGATTCATGTAATCCGTTTTGACGGCGCGACGGCTTAACGGAACATGCGTGTCGTGGCGCAACTCACCATCTACCGTAGGCATTCCATATATTTTGGGCCCCTTGCTGCCAGAAGTACGCCATTTCAACACCTTTACGCCATCTACCGCAATAAATCTTGCTAGATTATCAACAATAATATCTTGATGGGCTTCATGCACATCGCCTGCATACCAAGTGTATTCTAGCGGAACCCCGGCTTTATTTAGTTTTTTGACATCTTCACGGCTAAGCGTAACCGTTTCACCATTTCCCGCCATTTCGCTCAAATTAAAAACGCGGCTTTGCCCAGCGACGAGGCTATCAATATTATGTGCCTGCGACTCCCCTGTCAGCTTGCTTTTTAGAATACGTGCGTTTAACTCTTGTTTATAATCAGTATTATAATCAATATAGGCAAAACCGCCAGGACTCGTTTTTTCTAATGATAGCCCTTCTTCTTCCTCCAAAAAGGGCGATACAGTTGCTATGCTATCAACGCTTGGCACTTCGTCTATGACAGTAATAGGGTCAGGAAAAACTTCCTTTTCTACTGAGTTACTATTGGGCGCTTTAGGGTTGATTAGCGCCAATTGCAGTGGAATCTGCAGCATAGCCATCGCTCTTCCGGTAGAGTACCTAAAACGCTCCAGAATGCTTTTGTTGGATTTTTCTTTCTCTTCCACGCTCTAATAGTAGCTTTTTCATGTTACGGTTTGATGAAGCTGAGCTGCAAAATTAAAGGCTCAAATTCTTCGCAAACTGAGTGTGGCGTTACCTTTGAATGTACGTCTTTACGAAGAACCTCATTCAACGGCCTGAAATACTGTTGCTCTGCCGTTTCGTTCTCAGATATTGGCACTTTTTATCAGTATTCTATTGGTCGCCATCACCACTTTGCTGTTTTATGAAATTATGCGGCTAGTATGGGGGTGGTTGCCGCGGTTGACTTTTGCCCCACGCACTCGAATACTTGTGGTGATGATGGCCATTTTTACGGGGCACACTATCGCTGTTTGGCTTTACGGTATTGCTTTCTAGCTGATGGTTGAAGTGGGGCATATTGGTTCGCTTTCCGGTGAATTCGAGCGTGGCTTCTTGAGCTATATCTATTTCTCCGCAGCCACCTATTCCTCTTTAGGGATTGGTGATATCTTTCCCAAAGGGCCTCTGCGCTTTGTCACGGGTGTTGAGGTGCTAAACGGGCTGGTACTTATTGCCTGGAGTGCCTCCTTCACTTACCTAACCATGGAGAAATTCTGGAATCTACACCTTCCAAAATGCAAGAAATAGGAAGAGTTGACTAAAGTCAAAGCAAGTGTAGCATCCTCCTATAACATCCAAAATGAGAAATTCTCACAGGAGGTAGTATGACTTCACCATCTAACAATACCAAATGGGTTTGGCCTTTGGCTCTTGCGGCGGTTTTTGCCGTTTGCTATTGGTCAGTTATTTCAAATGGAACATCTGAAAGTGCTTATAAGGCAAAGTTATTTGAGAAGTTCGAAACCGCGACATTCGAGGAAGTTCTGAATGATACAGCATTGCATGGATTTGCGATTGCAGAAGGCAAGGCGGCCTTTAAAGAAAATTGTGCCACGTGCCATGGCACCGATGGCAAGGGGGCGGAAGGCTATCCCAAACTTAATGATGGTGATTGGATCTGGGGCGGTGCGCCGGAAGATATTTATAAAACGCTTAAGCTAGGCATTCGCGATCAGCATGCCAGCCCGCGTAACACCCTCATGCCACCCTTTGAAGATGCGTTGGAATCCGATGAAATTGGCAAGATTGCTGATTACGTGCTCGCTTTACCCAAAAGTGTCGATGTAATGCATCCAGGCTATACGTTATTTCAAACGAATTGTGCTGCCTGTCATGGCTCAGATGGCGCCGGAAACCGCGATCTTGGCACTCCGCATTTGGCCGATGGCATCTGGCTAAAGGGCACAGGCGATAGGGCCAGCATTGTCAACCAAATCAAGAACCCACAGCATGACATGATGCCAGCTTGGGAAGATATTTTGGATGAAGAGACGCTACGCCAACTCACGCTTTATGTGCATAGTCTAGGCGGCGGGGAGTAACGCCGAGAGTTCTTTGCCAATGCCAAAAGCAAGCATCGCACAACAGGTCATAAAACCCAAAAGGCATACCCACCACGGGGTCGTAAAACCAGTTGTGTGAACGGTTCGTTCAGACCATTTTAGTTTCAGTAATGCCGCATTTACGGTCGCAAATACGAATAAAATAATGGCACTCGTGACACGTGCCAGACTCTCCAGATCCATAAATAAAGCAAAACTCATCACCAGCGCTACTGCGACTAGACTCGCATTAAGCGGCGTATGTGTGCGTGCAGAAACTTTTCCCAACCACTGCTGCGCCTTATTGCTTTGTGCCATGCCATATAAAACGCGCGAAGCCATAATCACCTGCACCAGTGCGCCGTTAATGATCGCCAACAGGCTAATGCCGCCCATTAGCGAGGGCGGTAGCGACGTACCCGTTCGCGCGGCAATCAGCGCTAGCGGGGTGTTGCTGGCGGCTAACTCTTGCGGCGGCACCACCAATACCGCCACCGTCATCACCAAAATATAAATGCCCAAGGTGGTAACGATACAGGTGAGTATCGCCACCAGCATTACCCGACGTACGTCCTTTACTTCTTCCGCTATATTGACCATATCCTCAAAGCCAATAAAAGCATAAAAAGCCAGAAAGGCACCGCTTAAAATGCTACCCCAGAGTATAGCATCTACAGTAGGTATCATCTCGGGCCAGCGTGTTGGTAAGGTCATTAGTTCATCCCATCCCATCGCCACAATCAAACATAAGCCGCCAATCTCAATGATCGTAATTACCGCGACCAGCCATACCGATTCCGCAATTCCCCAAATAGCGATTAAGCCGAGTAATATCACTAATGCTGCCGTTAAAGACAGCGAAGGCAGGGCAATAAAGTCCTGTATGAATCCCGCCGTCGCCGTCGCCAATGCAGCGGCAGAAATTACCCCCATAAAAACGACCAGCCAGCCGATCAGAATCGAGAATGACCGCTTGGAGAATGCCGCACTCACATATTTCACCTCGCCCGCACTGAATGGGTACCGTGCCGACAGTTCCGCATAGGAGAACGCCGTGAGTAACGCTAATAAAGCCGATAGGATAAAGGAGAGTGGCGCCTGCATACCCGCCTGCCCTGCCACCTTACCGGTCAGCGCATAAATACCCCCACCCACCATGGTGCCTAATCCATAAAAAATTACCAAAGGCAGCGACAAACTTCGCTTCAACTTAACGGGTGTCATGTTTACCCAGAGGCTTGAAGAAAATGAGGATCAACGGCAATAATGCTAAATTAGCGAGCAACGCGACCAATGCTGAAAATCCGGTCAGCAATCCAAAATAAATCGTCGGCATGAAATTGGAAAATGCTAAAATAGAGAACCCAAACATGACAGTAATAGAGGTATAATACATCGCACGCCCAATGGTATTGTGAGACTCCCGCGCGGCTCTCCAGTAATCACCATGCTTGGCATATTCTTGTCGAAAACGGTGAATATAGTGGATGGTATTATCATCGGCCATACCGAAACAAATGGCCGCAATGGTAATGGTCATAATATCAAGCGGGATGCCCAACCAACCAATAAGCCCCAGCACCAGAGCGACAATCGTGATGTTCGGCACAATCGCCACGGCCGCCACTTTGAAACTTCTAAACAGTAATAGGAAGATGAGGAACATGGTAACAAACACCACACCAATCGTTAGAATTTGTGACTCAAATAAAGTTTGCAGCACATTATTATACAGCACCATCATACCCGTCAGATGTACCTGATTTGCTTCCAACTCCAAATCTTGAGTCAGGTAATCGCGAATCTTTTGTACCAGCGCTTCGCGATCTTGCCCTTGTTTCGATTCATAAACGCGCAAGCTAAAGCGTAGCTGATTGCCATCTTCTGAGAGATAAGGATCAAACAAAATATTCCGCACCGAATCGGGCAGCTTTTGATACAACACGCCCAAATATTGACGGTTGAGAGATCTCTCCTCATCCAAATCTTTCAGTAACTGCGCGGTACTATGAAACGACAAAACCTTGCCACTCTCTTCCAGCCCATCCAGATAATCGTGAATGGCCGCCACTTGCTTTTGCGATGCTTCGCCCACCCAATAACCTTCGACTATTTTCGGCCCGCTATCCTCTATCCAGAAGCCTTCTTCCTCCAGATAAGCCCGTTCTTGCGCTTGCCCTTGAATGAATCCGGCAGGCGCGTCGATGATCACATCGAGCGGAGTCGTGCCGCCCAGCTTGCGGTCAATCATCTCCATACCCTGATATATTTCAGTATCTTGCTTATAGTAATCGATAAAGCGGTTCTGCACGTAAAGCTGATTAATGCCCCAAATACTTAAGCCCATCAACACCGCAAAAATAATGAGGATGGGCTTACCATGGCTCTTAATTATCCGCACGAAGAAGCGGGTAATGCTCCCCGTAAAATCATATTGCACGGGTGGATGTGAGGGTTTCAGAAACATCAATGCAGCGGGAAAAATGATAAAACTAATGAAGAAGGAAAAACCGATACCGATCGTCATCATCCAGCCAAAATCGATAACCGGGCGGATGTCACTCACGGCAAGCGAAGCAAAGCCAATCGCCGTCGTAAAAGCCATGTAAAAGCAGGGCACGCTAATATCGAGTATCGTATCACGTACCAATTCACGCTGAGTCGCCTCGGGTTTTTCCTCATGAAACTCGCGGTAGCGTACAATTTGGTGCACGCAGAATGACAGCGTAAAAATCAGCAAAAGGGAAACAAAATTAGCCGAAACAATCGTTGCTGGCCAATCCATTAACCCCATGAAGCCAATCATACTTAGGCCAACACAGAAGCAGCTCAACATCGACAAAAACACCCAGCGGGCCACGCGGGAAATAACGGTGAGTAACACCACTAGAAAGCATAAAATCGCGATACCAAAAATGCGTAAATCCTTACTAATATAATCAATCGAATCGGCCACAATCATCGGCACCCCACCCAGGTGAATTTTCGCTTTATCGCGGTAATGATCAAGGATGACGCGGACTGAGGCGATATCTTGCTGCTGTTGAAGCTGCGCCAAGGCATTATG
It encodes:
- a CDS encoding ion channel; the protein is MVEVGHIGSLSGEFERGFLSYIYFSAATYSSLGIGDIFPKGPLRFVTGVEVLNGLVLIAWSASFTYLTMEKFWNLHLPKCKK
- a CDS encoding MMPL family transporter yields the protein MKVDQYQIYFECIGYDAVVREFFQKYYAKLVLDYPAIALLLIFTVVGFFGYHAPQFRLDASSESLSLENDQALKYYRSIAARYGSNDYLLITYTPESDLFSAEILKELYDLRTDLDELERVESIISIVDVPLINSPPLTLDELSHGIPNLLSPQTDLTMARKELLASPIYADLLISQDVGTTALLVSFKENGELLKLIQKRDQLREKSWGSALSGNEARLLKLTEKEYSRHNALAQLQQQQDIASVRVILDHYRDKAKIHLGGVPMIVADSIDYISKDLRIFGIAILCFLVVLLTVISRVARWVFLSMLSCFCVGLSMIGFMGLMDWPATIVSANFVSLLLIFTLSFCVHQIVRYREFHEEKPEATQRELVRDTILDISVPCFYMAFTTAIGFASLAVSDIRPVIDFGWMMTIGIGFSFFISFIIFPAALMFLKPSHPPVQYDFTGSITRFFVRIIKSHGKPILIIFAVLMGLSIWGINQLYVQNRFIDYYKQDTEIYQGMEMIDRKLGGTTPLDVIIDAPAGFIQGQAQERAYLEEEGFWIEDSGPKIVEGYWVGEASQKQVAAIHDYLDGLEESGKVLSFHSTAQLLKDLDEERSLNRQYLGVLYQKLPDSVRNILFDPYLSEDGNQLRFSLRVYESKQGQDREALVQKIRDYLTQDLELEANQVHLTGMMVLYNNVLQTLFESQILTIGVVFVTMFLIFLLLFRSFKVAAVAIVPNITIVALVLGLIGWLGIPLDIMTITIAAICFGMADDNTIHYIHRFRQEYAKHGDYWRAARESHNTIGRAMYYTSITVMFGFSILAFSNFMPTIYFGLLTGFSALVALLANLALLPLILIFFKPLGKHDTR
- a CDS encoding amino acid permease, whose amino-acid sequence is MTPVKLKRSLSLPLVIFYGLGTMVGGGIYALTGKVAGQAGMQAPLSFILSALLALLTAFSYAELSARYPFSAGEVKYVSAAFSKRSFSILIGWLVVFMGVISAAALATATAGFIQDFIALPSLSLTAALVILLGLIAIWGIAESVWLVAVITIIEIGGLCLIVAMGWDELMTLPTRWPEMIPTVDAILWGSILSGAFLAFYAFIGFEDMVNIAEEVKDVRRVMLVAILTCIVTTLGIYILVMTVAVLVVPPQELAASNTPLALIAARTGTSLPPSLMGGISLLAIINGALVQVIMASRVLYGMAQSNKAQQWLGKVSARTHTPLNASLVAVALVMSFALFMDLESLARVTSAIILFVFATVNAALLKLKWSERTVHTTGFTTPWWVCLLGFMTCCAMLAFGIGKELSALLPAA
- the ccoP gene encoding cytochrome-c oxidase, cbb3-type subunit III; the protein is MTSPSNNTKWVWPLALAAVFAVCYWSVISNGTSESAYKAKLFEKFETATFEEVLNDTALHGFAIAEGKAAFKENCATCHGTDGKGAEGYPKLNDGDWIWGGAPEDIYKTLKLGIRDQHASPRNTLMPPFEDALESDEIGKIADYVLALPKSVDVMHPGYTLFQTNCAACHGSDGAGNRDLGTPHLADGIWLKGTGDRASIVNQIKNPQHDMMPAWEDILDEETLRQLTLYVHSLGGGE